The Tardibacter chloracetimidivorans region TCCGGCTCGTTCGTGCTCGTCCAGTTCGATCGGGGCCTCAGGCGCGGGCCCGGCAACTGCCGCTTGCCGCCTGATGCGGCGATAGCTGTTGAGGCTGAACGGGATCGCCACCAGATAGGCGATGGTGACCGCCGACAGCGTGACCCATGGTTCCACCAGCAGCGCGCCGCCGAAAAGCGCGACCCCCGCAAGCGCGGTCAGCCGCCAGCCCTTGGGCAGCCGGATCGACTTCCATGAATAGGTCGGCAGGTTCGAGATCATCAGAAAGGCGGTCGCGGCAAGCACGGGGGCCGTCACCGCCGGGGAACGGAACACATCGAGCCCCGTCACCAGCCACAGATAGACGGGCGCAAGCGCGACGCCTGCCCCCGCCGGGGACGGGATGCCGGTGAAGAATCCCGCCGATTTGTGCGGCTGGTCGTCCACGTCGAGATTGGCGTTGAAGCGAGCGAGTCTCAGCGCGCAGCACACCGCATGGGCCAGCGCGAATATCCATCCCAGCCGTTCGAAATGCTGGAGCGACCAGAGATAGATGATGATTGCCGGAGAGACTCCGAAGGCGATGACATCGGACAGTGAATCCAGCTCCGCGCCGAACCGGCTCTGCCCTTTCAGCAGCCGGGCGATCCGGCCGTCGGTGGCGTCGAGAATGCCGGCGATGATGATGGCGGTGACCGCCTTTTCCCATTCGCCGCCCACCGCAAAGCGTATGCCGGTCAGCCCGAAGCACAGGGCAAGCGCG contains the following coding sequences:
- a CDS encoding CDP-alcohol phosphatidyltransferase family protein; its protein translation is MIVEGHEKRRRFGRVMPLRVLIPNAVTALALCFGLTGIRFAVGGEWEKAVTAIIIAGILDATDGRIARLLKGQSRFGAELDSLSDVIAFGVSPAIIIYLWSLQHFERLGWIFALAHAVCCALRLARFNANLDVDDQPHKSAGFFTGIPSPAGAGVALAPVYLWLVTGLDVFRSPAVTAPVLAATAFLMISNLPTYSWKSIRLPKGWRLTALAGVALFGGALLVEPWVTLSAVTIAYLVAIPFSLNSYRRIRRQAAVAGPAPEAPIELDEHERAGPAE